The segment GATGTATAAAAACCCACGACTTTTCAGCTTGATATGTGGATTTCTAGCCTTGGGagtctttttttctaaacccATATATGATAGTTTTACTTACAAGTCTATGAGCTTTGAAGAGTGCCGAGAGTACATGAGAGCAGAACAGGCAAAGGATCCTAGAAGCAGGAAGAGCATTCAAGCAGCTGAAGATAAACTTAGAGAAAAGAAAGTGAACTAAATATTATGGAATCTGTAGGCAAGGCCAAACAAAGATTTAGACAATATCCTGTGATTTTTGCTAAATGCAGCAGGGAAGCCAGTGTATATGCCACATGCGTTTTAAAACAGGacaatattaagaaaaatgattgTGCAGAGGAGTTTAGTGGCTTCCGAACCTGTTTGCGTAAGGCTGCTGTTAGTTtgaaaaccaaaatttaatCCAAAAGTACACAATAGTCGATGGTAGTTTTAGATTAGTCGAAACAATGCTTAAAATACTAACCTGTGTGGCTAACAAGCTTCATGGTCtgctaatgaaatttattgaagCAGATACAGTCACACACATAATAACCTCCTCTCTCATAAGACTTTCCTTGATTGCTTATGGAGTGTTTCATGATAGTCACTTTGAAGTTCCTTATACTGATATAGACTATAAGGTTTTTACTGATGCAGCAAGGCATGCCTTAAAAGGAAATTCTCCTTATGAAAGACATACTTTTCGCTATTCTCCATTGATTGCTTACTTATTAACACCCAACATCTATGTACACCCTATTTTTggtaaagtaattttttgtgaaattgaTCTGGTAGTGGCATACTTAATTCAAAAACTGGTGTATCTAAATGTTATTGATTGGATGACCAAGTTTGAATCCTTGACATCAAAGACTGCAccaattgaattgaaattgtCTGACAAAAAAGGtgcaaaaaggaaaaaaggtAAAACAAGGTTACCAAAGTGCAATGTTAAACTTGAGACTGCAGTATATTGGGCTCATCGTGCCATGCTCTTTTGGCTATACAACCCAATGACTTTGGCCATTTCCACTAGAGGCAACTCAGATTCACTATCATGCTTCTTGGTGATATTAACTCTTTACGGAATTCAGACCAATTGGCATCCTTTTCATGTTGGACTAATCCATGGCTTGGCCATACACTTTCGCATATATCCCATTATATAtagttttctttattatttgcattATTGCTCTCAAGCTTTCTACTTCCATCCTTTAGAAGATTCAATGCCTAGCAAgaatgttaagaaaaataagagTAGTAGTAAAATATCCAAGAGGTCTGGGAGTGGTGATAAGAACAGTAAGCCTAAGCTTTTCAGTTTAAGGATTTTGGAGTATTTGATACcaaattcaaatcaaatgaTGTTGGTGTTGGGTACCGTGTCTTCATTACTAAGTTTAACTGTATTATTTTACTATCTTTATGGCTACCAGTTCCTGTATGAGTCCCTTATTTACCACTTTGTCAGGGTGGATTTTAAGCACAATTTCTCTCTATATTTCTATCTTCAGTACCTAACAGCTTTCATAAAACTCCCTCTTTGGTACACAGGCAATCTTTGGCAGCCAATTCTCATCAACTTACCTCCAATGGCCTTACtaatccatttttcaattcgTTACGGCCTAAACAAATTCTCCTTAAATTTCGGAGTGTTGGCGCAAACGATAGCCTTCGTGATTTTCAACAAAGTCATCACGGCCCAATATTTCGTATGGATTATGGGCTTGTTGCCACTGTGTATTTGGCAAATTAAACTATCGAGAGAGGGTGTGATTTTGATGGTAGCTATATGGTTTCTTGCTCAGGCCGCATGGTTACTTCCAGCTTATTTGCTGGAGTTTAAAGGGGAGGATACCTTCATCCACATTTGGTTCCAAGGGGTGTCTCTGTTTTGCGCCCACATTGGGATATTGGGGAGGTTGATCAAAAGCTTTATTTTGCCTCTTGGGAAGATGAAGAGTGGGGAGTAATATTGCCGTTGCAGGTGAAATTTGTAATTAGTTGGTGGGTGGTGCACAGACAATAGGGTTTTGTGTCGTTTGAGGTCTTTGCgtgtgtaattttattttgatcaaaAATGATTGTTATAGTGCTCAGAAGGTGCAGTTAAGgtcaattaaacaaaatttacggTATTGtgtaaaatggaaaatgttttagaaaattttcatgTATTTGTTATTAGAGCAACCATGTGAATAAAATGGTACCCTTACTGCAAAGcgtaattttgttcaattccCAGTGAGATAATTTCATACAGAGTAATTCAGATCGTCGATTAATTGTGGAAGactctgaaaatatttaaagcgaAATTATTTCCATCAGTTATGCAGCGAATGTCGCGatttaaaattcgtaattatCATATCATAACTCTGGCTAATAAAGCAATCATATTCTACGTTTTATTAGGTAATGAATAATAATCTTTCTAATTCTGTTTAAACCGCAAAGACATGGAGATGCCGTTATGCGACGGACCTGTAAAAACGAAGAGCGTTGAAATTGAACGCACAAAAACTTCAATTGTTGGTTTGAGTCACAATCTAAGTACTGCTTCCGTACAAAAAACCGTAATAAACCGCTCAGGTTGTGACTTACATGTTTGAAAAGCTGATTTGTACGATTATAGTCACTGCGAATGAATTTTAGGGTGTGGAGAGAATTGTACCTTTActgttttatcaaaaatgtccTAACGTAACGCCATCTGTACACCATTACGTTCAATATGCGGAGTTGTACCTTTGGTTGTACTTCGCATTTCTTAAGTGATTCAAAGCCATCTTGACAAATTTTGCAAGGCTTTATGGATTTTGAAGAACGCGCATCAATAAAAGACATTCGTGCTAGTTGAAGGCATTCAAAAGATACTTCAAGACAAAAATGGACTTATTCCTCAAACGTAAATCAGAAAGCGATGACAATACAACAAAACCACAGCGCATACTCAGGGCAGCGACTGACCTTTCCCATTCGCCAATCGAAACGTTTCTGTTCTCTTTTATTTCCAGTTTGTTTATCTTTTCTATTATTGTGATTTTGTGCGTATCGTTGAAACGTGAATTCAGAGGTCTCTTTGTtagaaaaaatcaacatttcaACGAATCTAAACACCTGAAATGGAAGGAAATGGGGAAGACGAAGTGGGCAACGTGCCAAACGGCTTCCATGATGCCGAAGAAGGTGATTGTACAAGCAATGGGCATAGTGATAAAGGTAACCCTTGCGGGGACGAGGGTGACGCTCTTGGTAGACCAGGGTAAGTATTTCCTTTGTTTTTTTAGGGCTAAATTACCAACATTCTGTTACCTTTATCAGGCACATTCCTTTAATATTGAGGTAGTGCAATGGTCAATTTGGGATGCCATGACAGTTGTCATATTGTtatagttaaaattaacagcatgttaataatttgactcttaggtattattatttaagtacaGTTCCAATAGAAACCAAGGAATAATAATCTTTAATTAACTCTAAAGCCCTAGCAATTTAAACAGCAAGTGAATGCTGATTAAATCCACATTTAGGCCCAAAATATGAAAGTTCTAATAACTTTAATAggcagttaatttttttggaaactgAGCAAAGTGgcaactatttattttcaacttaGCAGAAACTTACCTTTGGTAAACTTACCAGTATGCCAATAATTTGGGCcttaaataactaattttcatGGTTCAACATATGCAAGAATCCTTCACCATTAGGTCAACATCACATCACGTTTCTTTGTGTTTTACCTTAGGAGCCGCCCTGGAGAAGTTACTGCTAGAATGCCTGTCCCCAAATTTGCCACACATTATAAAATGAACCATAAGAAACGCGGCATCGCCCTCATTTTTAACCATGAGGTGTTTGAATGTGGAGGCCTGAAGTCCCGTGCTGGTACCAATGAGGACAGCAAAAACTTCAAAGAGTGCTTGGAGTGGCTGGGTTTTGATGTGCATGTGTTTAAGGATTTGAACTATGTGGAGTTGGAGCACCAAGTTCGGCAAGGTGAGAgcaattagtttttaattaattttaatccaaaagcAAGATAAATATGgctaaaagtattttttctacagaaattttgagttaaataTCTGAGCACACTGAAAATGGTTTAATCACGTCATAAAGTGTGTAgaattcatatatttttaggGCTACTGGGTTCTTCCTTTGACTAATCAATAAATCATCTTATTGAATCCATTAATTATGCTCATTCTTTCTCCATCTTTCTTCTAATCTATATGAGTAAATTGCAGACATACTTcagataacattttttctaaaaaggttttaaagggtagttaaaattttgatgctCTTTATTGAGATTTCAGAAAGGCCAATATTTACAAGGTTAtattaggaaaaaagtttaatgcTTATTAAGAAAACATCTTGAAACTAGATTTATCTGGCATGGTagataaatttactttatagATGGATTTTTAATGATCATGAAAATGCGCcagtttttcctattttaacTAATCTAATAATTATCACTTTTTCAGAGATCAGGTGAGCACTAAAGTTTTACCATCCAatgtatgatattttcaattgttgtCAATTTCACATTGTATGAAAttctatacctaaatgtaTACATAAAATTTAGGTTGTATATTTTTAGCTGCTGCCATGGACCATTCAGACCATGACTGCATATTGATTGCTGTGCTTTCGCATGGTGAAATGGGTATAGTATATGCCAAAGACACCCCCTATAAGCCAGACAACTTATGGGCCCCATTTACTGCCGATAGATGTCCTACTTTAGCTGGTAatagaatttttggaaaagtgGTTTGTTGAAGTTAATTAAAGGTGGATGTTAGGAAAACCCAAAATGTTCTTCTTGCAAGCTTGTCAAGGAGACAAATTGGATGGGGGCGTTCATTTGCTTGCTCTAAGTCGAACAGAAACTGATGGAGCAAATCCCAATACCTACAAAATTCCTGCTCATGCCGATTTTATAATTGTTCATTCCACTGTAAAAGGTAAGtggcaacaattttttttattacaatatttaaatctcATTCCTGAATATGAATAACAGATAATGAGGTTATTAAGCCATTTCCTTAATTATTGTCACCTACAAATCAATAATGATTCATGGAGTATTTTTAGCAGGATTTGGGTTCTTAATGAgagataatatttttctcttaaagCCAATACATCAGTGTTGTAGCGCAGCGAAATAATCGTGTAACGTACTTCTGAGAGGGTTGACGCGGTATTGAATTAACCACTTTGTATACTGTActaaatatttcctaaaatcattaataacgTCATATACCCAAGAAAATCTTCTTTTCACCAAAATTAGGTTACTACTCTTGGCGTAACACCACCAAAGGCTCTTGGTTCATTCAGGCGTTGTGTTACGAATTGCGCCATAGAGCTCTGGAAAACGATCTCCTTACAATCTTAACCTATGTCTCCCATCGCATCGCTGTGGATTTTGAGAGCAACGTTCCGGATTCACCAACTATGCATAGGCAAAAGCAGATACCATGCGTAATGAGCATGCTTACCCGATTGATCCAGTTCAACGTTCCAGGGTACAGTACTGCCTGTGGGAGTAGCTCTAGTAGTGGGAAACGTTAGctcagaattatttttttgatggAAACTCATCTCTTTGGAGATTTTTTAGGGTGGGCGGGGGTGGTAGGTAACAGTTGGAGTAACTTACTCCTGAATTAAATATTGTGATCGTGACGAAATCTGACTGAACAttgtgcatttttttaaagtagttAATTGCTCTTAGTGTTTTTAGACACTTTGGGAACTGGGGACTGCACAGTGCATGCGTAGATCTGGGTTGGGACCATTTTTATGTTATCGAAATCCCTTAAAATAGCatttattaatcatttttatcaaGGATTTTTTCCTTGAGCGATAGATGCAAATATTGTAGCAAGTatttatgaacttttttcgTAATCTTTTTTGGAGGTATTTAGTCTAATAATTGTAGATAAACTTTAGAAATATTCTCACTGCCAAGTAAACAATTACGTAATTTTTAGAGGTAGTTCGGAAAAGAATAGCCTAGAACATGACGccgaaaataccaaaaatgcAGTCACCGGATGTTCTAGCAGTTAATTTTGTTGTAGAAATTTGTTTCAATCTGTTTACCTTTTACAAACTGAAAtagtgtatttttaatatacccAATGCATGTGCCATTGTCTTTCAGATATATTTATATCCGAatttataagatttttatatgaaattttatgaacAGGCAATATTTTCTGCTGCATTTAATTGCACCTTGACTATCTAGCTCTaggtgtatttttaattattaaataggtctatattttttgcttaaaagtcTTTTTTTGTGTTGTATTCTAGATggaatttgtttcaatttcaatgcttattgataattttttgttgtccttttttattatacagttcTACTTTTAGAGTGataatattacatattattttcagtATGATCCATTATATAGTGTATCCTATTATTGCTCAGTTTTTCTATAGAGTAGATTTgtattatcataatttttttttaataattgatattaaaGGATTTACcatgtgttttttttcaattttaaaccctataaaaactacaagaaaaatggaaagaatAAAACTTGTAGATGGCGCTTAGTAGGTCGCATCATTGTTTAGTAGCAGTGCTGTGTTGCCAGTTTTAATCTATGGCTTCTAAAGAGCATTGGCCAACGCTATACATGCCTATTTTGTCAATCGTCATTGTTACAGTTGACACTGACTGACGATTCCCTTTTCGGATCCTTTCCTCATGGCCGGTCAATCTGACTGtgcttttaaacttttaaattgtttatttccaTGAAATTCAGGTAATTAGCCAACTCCCTGCCCCCTTACTTTATGGTGTGCTCATTTCCCCATTTAAATCCCTCACAAGTTTTTGTGCAAATTCTCATATTTATATACCTTTTAGCATACGTGTCGTTTAAGGTTATATTAGAAAGCTAACATATTGTTTTATGGTCCCCTATTTTAGGACACAATGTCCCGAAGGAGAGGAGAAATTGAGGAAACGGACAAACTCACGCGAATTGCCATAGTCAACGCCGATAAGTGCAAACCGAAAAGATGCAGACAGGAATGCAAGAAGTCCTGTCCTGTTGTGCGAATGGGCAAACTTTGCATTGAAGTATCTCCCAACAGCAAGATTGCAGCTATATCTGAGGAGCTTTGCATTGGTTGTGGTATTTGCGTGAAGGTATGAAACCCCTTGTCTACATTCAAGTGAAGTATCAAATACTGAGTACCCATACAGTGATTCCCAATTGATGGTTGGTTagatatttatggaaaatggaattctgaaaatttgcaaatatagattttaaaagacattaattttctttcagtaTAATTGCTGATAAAGAAGGTATTCTATTTATGAAAGGTGGTAGGTAGAACCACTTTTTCTACAATCTCAAATCACATTGTTACAACTTGCCTGGTGCAGCAAAAATTCGCGAAGAACCTACAGTTACTAAAAATCAAGTAAGaaacttaaaaacttttccaaaaGCCCATGTATGCATCCCATTGATAGGCATCTTGTTcgtttaaacaatatttttctaaatttttttttgagaaaatttggGGGAAAAAAAAGGTAGAATTGGACAGTTGAAATTAAGGCAAATATTGACTAATTTTATGGTTTCCacggaaataattttttaggtaAAGATGCCAATGTATTAATCTAGAGGTCCTTAACAATATACGTTATTTGACTAATATTTATgcatatgtataatatatccCTCTTAATCAATAAACTTTAtagttttatgtatttttcagaaatgtcCTTTTGAAGCCATCAATATTATAAACTTACCCAGCAACTTGCAACGTGAAACAACTCATCGTTAtggcaaaaattcatttaagcTGCATCGTCTGCCCATTCCACGCCCTGGAGAAGTCTTGGGGCTTGTAGGGACCAATGGTATTGGCAAATCAACTGCCTTAAAAATTCTTGCTGGCAAGCAAAAGCCAAATTTGGGCAGATACTTAGATCCCCCTGACTGGACTGAAATCCTTAGTCATTTTCGAGGGAGTgagttacaaaattattttacaaaaatcttgGAAGACGATCTTAAGGCTTTAATTAAGCCCCAATATGTGGATCAAATTCCCAAAGCTGTTAAGGGCACTGTAGGACAATTGTTGCAGAAAAAGGATGAGCTAAGCAATCAGGATGAAATATGTGGTATGTTGGATTTGAAACATATCAAAGAGAGGGAAATTAGCGCTTTGAGTGGAGGAGAACTACAAAGATTTGCTTGCGCAATGGTGTGTATCCAAAATGGAGATATCTTTATGTTTGACGAGCCATCTTCATATCTTGATGTAAAGCAGCGTTTGAATGCTGCATTGACTATTAGATCGTTGCTTCACCCTGACAAATTTATCATTGTGGTGGAGCACGATTTAAGTGTGCTCGATTATTTATCTGACTTCATTTGTTGCCTCTATGGCGTCCCCGGTGCCTATGGTGTTGTCACTATGCCCTTCTCAGTTAGGGAGGGTATCAACATTTTCCTTGATGGTTTTGTTCCCACTGAAAATCTGCGTTTCCGAGATGAGTCTTTAGTGTTCAAAGTGGCAGAATCGGCCACTGAAGAGGAGGTGAAGCGTATGAACCATTATGAGTATCCATCTATGTCGAAAACGAtggggaattttaaattgaatgtgAAGAAAGGGCAGTTTTCTGATTCGGAGATCTTGGTGCTGTTGGGAGAAAATGGAACTGGGAAGACTACTTTTATTAGGATGTTAGCTGGGAATTTGGAGCCTGATAGTGGATCTGGttagttgttttttatggaaaaaagccaatggaattgaataaaattttttatcgcTGTTAGGGAACCTGCCTCAGCTGCATATCAGTTACAAACCGCAGAAAATCAGTCCGAAATCGCAGGGCATAGTCAAAGCTTTGTTACATGATAAAATCAGGGACGCTTACATCCATCCACAAGTAAGATAAATTTCACTcgaattttggtttaaaaaaatattgtttttttttcccgCAATCAGTTTATAGCGGACGTCATGAAACCGCTGAAAATCGAAGACATCATTGACCAAGAAGTTCAGAACTTGTCCGGAGGAGAGTTGCAAAGGGTGGCCATGACCCTTTGCTTGGGAAAACCTGCAGATGTTTACTTGATAGATGAGCCGAGTGCCTACCTAGATTCTGAGCAGCGTTTAGTTGCCGCCAAAGTCATCAAAAGGTAAAGACAGCtttactttttaatgtttaatagcatttaaattaaattaaattataattgtaCCAAAGGTTATTCAGGTTGTTAATGAAAGTCTCAAAATGGTGGATTTTAATAagagttaatttgaaaaattgtaattgcTACAACAGGCTGTgaattttagtgaattttgGTTGGGTTCTTGCTGCAAATGTCTTCAataaccataaaaatatttacgttgATTCGTCTGAAAACAAGTGCACCTTAAGAATGATATTTATGCTATTAAGGAGAGTCTCGAAGTATTGGATTTGATTAGCGTAACAGGCTTTATGTCCttgtaaattttgatataGTTCTAGCTCTAACTGTCCCCATAAACCCCAAAGATTTTCACGTTTAATAGGCTTCAAACAAAAGTGGAGTGACAATGCTATTTAGGTTGATACGAGAGTTTCAAAGCAATGAATCTCATTAGAGTTTATTTGAGAAATTACAGCTGTCATAACAGTCTTTATATTCGGGCTTAATTCCTGCTGTAACTGTCTTCACTAACTCCAGAAATACTCATTTTTATTCGTATGAGTATCatcaaataaagtaaattttatacttta is part of the Euwallacea similis isolate ESF13 chromosome 17, ESF131.1, whole genome shotgun sequence genome and harbors:
- the LOC136414283 gene encoding caspase-1-like encodes the protein MEGNGEDEVGNVPNGFHDAEEGDCTSNGHSDKGNPCGDEGDALGRPGSRPGEVTARMPVPKFATHYKMNHKKRGIALIFNHEVFECGGLKSRAGTNEDSKNFKECLEWLGFDVHVFKDLNYVELEHQVRQAAAMDHSDHDCILIAVLSHGEMGIVYAKDTPYKPDNLWAPFTADRCPTLAGKPKMFFLQACQGDKLDGGVHLLALSRTETDGANPNTYKIPAHADFIIVHSTVKGYYSWRNTTKGSWFIQALCYELRHRALENDLLTILTYVSHRIAVDFESNVPDSPTMHRQKQIPCVMSMLTRLIQFNVPGGSSEKNSLEHDAENTKNAVTGCSSS
- the LOC136414256 gene encoding NADH dehydrogenase [ubiquinone] 1 alpha subcomplex assembly factor 8, producing the protein MESVGKAKQRFRQYPVIFAKCSREASVYATCVLKQDNIKKNDCAEEFSGFRTCLRKAAVSLKTKI
- the pix gene encoding protein Pixie, translated to MSRRRGEIEETDKLTRIAIVNADKCKPKRCRQECKKSCPVVRMGKLCIEVSPNSKIAAISEELCIGCGICVKKCPFEAINIINLPSNLQRETTHRYGKNSFKLHRLPIPRPGEVLGLVGTNGIGKSTALKILAGKQKPNLGRYLDPPDWTEILSHFRGSELQNYFTKILEDDLKALIKPQYVDQIPKAVKGTVGQLLQKKDELSNQDEICGMLDLKHIKEREISALSGGELQRFACAMVCIQNGDIFMFDEPSSYLDVKQRLNAALTIRSLLHPDKFIIVVEHDLSVLDYLSDFICCLYGVPGAYGVVTMPFSVREGINIFLDGFVPTENLRFRDESLVFKVAESATEEEVKRMNHYEYPSMSKTMGNFKLNVKKGQFSDSEILVLLGENGTGKTTFIRMLAGNLEPDSGSGNLPQLHISYKPQKISPKSQGIVKALLHDKIRDAYIHPQFIADVMKPLKIEDIIDQEVQNLSGGELQRVAMTLCLGKPADVYLIDEPSAYLDSEQRLVAAKVIKRFILHAKKTGFVVEHDFIMATYLADRVIVFEGSPSVNTTANTPQTLLAGMNRFLELLGITFRRDPNNFRPRINKLESVKDVEQKRAGQYFFLED
- the PIG-M gene encoding GPI mannosyltransferase 1; translation: MLKILTCVANKLHGLLMKFIEADTVTHIITSSLIRLSLIAYGVFHDSHFEVPYTDIDYKVFTDAARHALKGNSPYERHTFRYSPLIAYLLTPNIYVHPIFGKVIFCEIDLVVAYLIQKLVYLNVIDWMTKFESLTSKTAPIELKLSDKKGAKRKKGKTRLPKCNVKLETAVYWAHRAMLFWLYNPMTLAISTRGNSDSLSCFLVILTLYGIQTNWHPFHVGLIHGLAIHFRIYPIIYSFLYYLHYCSQAFYFHPLEDSMPSKNVKKNKSSSKISKRSGSGDKNSKPKLFSLRILEYLIPNSNQMMLVLGTVSSLLSLTVLFYYLYGYQFLYESLIYHFVRVDFKHNFSLYFYLQYLTAFIKLPLWYTGNLWQPILINLPPMALLIHFSIRYGLNKFSLNFGVLAQTIAFVIFNKVITAQYFVWIMGLLPLCIWQIKLSREGVILMVAIWFLAQAAWLLPAYLLEFKGEDTFIHIWFQGVSLFCAHIGILGRLIKSFILPLGKMKSGE